The genomic interval GCCCGCTAATTCCTCAATCCTGGGTCTGAGGCGGTGCAGGGCAGGCCGGCACGGAACAGTGCATCGCTTGCCCGGTGTCGGAACCAAGCTCCACTTGAGAATTAAACCGTTTGGGTGCCAGCGCGGCGGCACACTGCTGCGCTTTTGCAGCTTCCTTATTGCAGCCCAGTTCACCCAGCGTATGGGCGAGATTGTTCCAGCCTACCGCTTCGTTTGGGAATTTTGTGACCAGGCGGTCAAAGTGTTTGCGGGCCTGCTGAACATGCTGGCGAGTGTAAGCGATATTACCTTGGCCCAGAATGGCGGCGGGCTGATCCTGCCAGCGGTGTTCGGCTGTGCGATAGGCGGTAATGGCAGCATTGGTGCGCCCGGTGGTTTCCAGATCGTTGGCGGCACTCAGGTACTTCAGTGCCGTCGCCGTCGCCGGAATCTGGTCCGGTGGCAGGATCACCGCCGCCCAGTTATCGGATCTGGCCCAGGTGTTGGCAAACACTTTCACGCTGACTTCGTGACGCTCGCGGGTGCCCGTGTGCAGGATGATGGTCTGCTTTTCCGGATCAAAACCCATCACGACCGCAAAGTGCCATTGCGGCCACCAGTTGTAGAACAGATTCTGCATGACCAGCACCGGGTTGCCGGCCTCGACCTCACGCAGCAGGCTCTCAAGCTCGCCATCCAGGGTATAGACCAACATGTTGTGGGACCGTGCCCCGGCCACCATTTCCACCTGCAGAGAGCCTTCCCGGCCGGGTATATACACCAGATCTCGCAGTATGTCCGGATTGGTATTCAGGCCCTGACTGTTGAGCATCATTGCCAGGGCAGCCGGGCCGCACTGGTAAAGCTCCTGGGGGTAGAAGGGAACGTCGTTCAGCACCGTGCGCGTCTGCAGTGCCGTACTACTGTCGTTAGTGGCAGGCCACTTGGGAGTCGTACTGCAGCCGGCCAGCAGCAGGATCAGTAACAGACTGATCAGGCGACTGGCCGGCTTGGGTGGGAAGAGAAAGAGCACCTACCTGATGCAGTTCACGAACGGGAAGATATTGGTTGCGCAGAGCATGTCCGTAACAATGAACACCAGCAGGAACAGCACAATGACGCCAACGACCCCCTGACCTGCAGGCGCTTCAGCCAGTTGCTGCTCAAACTCAGCAAGTTCCTGCGGCGTGAGGTTCTGGATACGGTCTCGAACCTGATCTTCGCTAACGCCCATATCGGCCAGCTTTTCCTTCACTTCCTGTTTTTCCAGCATATTCATCAGCTGCTGACGATCGAGCTGGACTTCCTGTCCGGTAATCATTTCTCCCGTACCGACCATGGCGGCAGTGGCTGTGGTGGACCAAACTGAACCGAGGGTCAGCATCAAGGCCATGAAAAACGAAACGTACCTCAGGTGCTTTCTAATACCGGACATCTTTGGCTCCTGTTTCTGATTGGTGTGATCTGACCATAGACCAGACATAGTTGGTTGTTCAACATACGATTTGGTCATCATCCGGGGCAGTGGTCCGGAAAAAAGTAAATGTCCTGAACAATTTGTGATTCTTGAGTCGCCGCGCAAGTGAACAAACCCTTACAAAAAACACTTCTTTGGCGCTATCACCTGGCCCTGACTATTTCTAAACTAGCCAGATCAACCATTTACAGAAAAGTGACTCGTGAACGCTCTATTCTTCCTGTGCTCGCACCTGTTTAGCCTGAGGTTGTTGCTCGTTATGGCAGCGGTGGTGCTTGCCCTGGCGGGCGGGCAGCTCGAATTTCTCAGCTGGGCAGACCGGGTTTTCCTGGGCTTGATGGGTGCTCCCGACACCGGAAATGGGCTGGTGCCCATCCCGCCCAATGCGGTGTCAGACATCTTGGCGGCACGCGCGCTCTCGGAGCCGCCGTGGTCCGAGCTGGCCATTGGTATCGCCTTGGTGGTGTCGTCGTTTTACCTCGTATTCGCCATTCCAAGAATGGGCGTGGCGGTCGGCTTGCCGGTCACGCTGCTTCTTAGTGGTTCCTTGGTGGTACTTCAGGCCGCATTGACCTTCTACCGGAGCGAGTGGCTGCCCTTGGGCGAGGTGATCACCCTGCTGGCGGCGGGTTTCTTGGTGATGCTTTTCTGGTTGCAGCCGAATCGTGAAATCTGGTCGCTGAAGGCGAACGTGCAGGAAGCTCGGTTACGGTTGTCCCGGCTGTTGCTGCAACAGGGGCACACGGACGAAGCGGTCAACGCGCTGCAGGATTGTCCGGTCTGCGATGGCGAGCTGGAGCTTAGATACGACATTGCGATCCAGCAGGAGCGCAAACGTCAGTACGAAAAAGCCATCGCCAGTTACGGTCATATTCTGGAGCACCGGAAGAACTTCCGGGATGCTGGCGAGCGCCTGTCGGCATTGGAAAAACTGTCGACCGACTCCACTTCGATTCAGCCCAGCGGCTTTGACAATACCCGCACACTGCTGATGCCGGAACAGTCGCTGAGTCGCCCAACCCTGGGCCGTTACGAAATTGAGCGGGAGCTGGGGCGGGGCGCCATGGGCGTTGTTTTTCTGGGCAAGGACCCGAAGATCGCCCGCACCGTAGCCATCAAGACCCTGAGCTATCAGGCCTTCGACGACGGCCATCTGCCGGAACTGAAACAGCGTTTCTTCCGGGAGGCCGAGGCTGCCGGCCGGCTTGATCATCCTGCCATCGTGACTGTGTACGACGTCGGCGAAGAGGCCGACCTTGCCTACATTGCCATGGATTATGCCCAGGGCCGCCCGCTCAGCGAATTTGGCAAGCCGGGCCGGCTGTTGCCGTTGCCTACGGTGCTGGAGATCATTGCCCGGGTGGCCGATGCGCTGGCTTACGCCCACAGCCAGAAAGTGGTCCATCGGGATATCAAGCCGGGCAATATCATCTACAACCCGAACGACGGGGCCATCAAGATCACCGATTTCGGGATTGCCAAGATCTCTGACGATTCCCGCACCAAGACCGGCAGTGTTATGGGTAGCCCGCTGTACATGTCCCCGGAGCAGCTCAAAGGGCAGAAAGTCACCGGTGCCTCGGATATCTACAGCCTTGGGGTCACGCTCTACAAATTGGTGAGCGGGGCAACGCCCTACCAGGGCGATACCCTGGCCAACCTGACTTATCAGATTCTGAACAAGCGTCCGCGCAGTGTGCGCGAATTCAATGCCGACATTCCCAATGGCGTGGTGCGGCTGATCAACAAGGCGATTCAGCGCGAACCGGATAAGCGTTTTGCGTCCGCCGCCACCATGGCCGAGGCGGTACGACGTCTGGCAGTCAGAGAAGCCAGGGAGGTGTCTTCATGAACATAACGGTTGCTGGGCGAAGTCACACTGGATCCGTTCGGGAACACAATCAGGACGTGGCGGTGTGGCAGGTTCGCGAGGACGCCTGTGCGGCCCTGATGTTGGTGGCCGACGGCATGGGTGGCTATCAAGGTGGCGAAATAGCCAGCCGGCTTGCGGCCGAAGCGGTGATGGAGTCGCTCACACCGCGACTGTTTTCAGGGGATCTGCATGAGCAGGAAATGACTGCCCACGACAACCTTATGGCGGCGTTCGCGCTCGCCAACCAGCGTATTCAGGATCGCCGGGCCGAAGACAGCCAGCTCGATAAAATGGGTACTACCCTGGTGGCAGCCTGGCTGGATGGCGGCACGGCCCACATCGCCCATGTCGGCGATTCCCGCTGCTATTTGATTCGAAAAGGGAAGGGCACCTGCCTGACCCGGGATGACACCGTGGTTCAGAACATGCTTGAGGATGGCAGCATTACCGAGGCCGATGTTCCGAATGTGCCATTCAAAAATGTGCTGACCCGGGCCGTGGGTGCCATGGAACCATTGGAAATCACTTACTCTCGTCAGACCCTTGAGCCCGGCGACAGTCTGATGCTGTGCTCCGACGGGTTAACCAATTCGGTGTCACAGCCGGAGTGGGAAGACATCTTGCAGCAGGCTGACAGTGGCGAGTCTGCGGTTGAGGCATTGATTGAGACAGCCCTGGACAATCTGGCATCGGACAATGTGTCCGTTGTGTTGTTGACCCTGAATTAAGCAGAGGAACCTGAGATGGCAACCTTTTCACAGCTGGTGGATAACGTGGTGGTAAACACGTTTGAGCTGGATCAACCCGAAACCCGTGTCGGACGGCGTGCGGAGAATGATATCCAGATTGATGAGATCTCGGTGAGTGGTCAGCATGCGATCATTGAGGCCGTGCCGAACGCCTACCTGGATAACACCATCGATTACTACATCACCGACAGTGACAGCACCAATGGCACTTTCGTGAACGATATCCGCCTGGAGAGCCGTCAGCGCCTGAACAGCAACGACATGGTTCGGGTGGGCTGGAACGAATTCCGGTTTGTTGACGAAGAAGAAAATTCCCTGGAAAAAACCGCCTACATCCTGGACTGAGGCTCGCGCTTAGAACGAGGGCTCAGCGCTGGCGGTTCATGACCAGGTTCGAGAAACGCTGCAGCAGGCTTGAGGCCACTGGCGCAGGCTCGGCGGCCGCCAACAGGGCGTGTGGGTCCAGGTTTTCGGCAATCAGCTCCGGCGCCTGGACATTCAGATAGCCTTTCATGACCGTGTCAGTGAATTCCGGGTGGAATTGCACGCCCCAGGCACACTCGCCAATCCGAAATGCCTGATTCGGCTCGAAGTCGCTTTGGCCCAGCAGAACAGCACCTGCGGGCAGCCCGAGTACCGACTGTTTATGGGTCAGCTGGGCCTTGAATGAGCCCGGAAGGGTCGCGAACAGCGGATCAGTGGCGGCCTCGGCGGTCAGCTCAATGGTGCGGGTGCCGGTTTCCCGGCCTTCGGGATGGTAGCCAACCTTGCCACCCAGGGCATGGGCCAGGAGCTGATGTCCGTAACACACCCCGAAGACCGGAATCTGCTGTTCAACTGCATCGGCTAACCAGCGGGCCGTGTTCTCGCTCCAGTCAGCGCGATCACTGACCATGGCCGGCGAGCCGGTAACCACAATGCCATCCCACTGCTCGGGGGCACCAGGCAGCTCGCCCTGCTCCACATTGATGACCGTAAGCGCCAGTTCCGGCGACAGGCCACGAACAAACCAGTCCTCAAAATCACCATGAACCTCCCGAATGCTCGGGTAGGTGGTTCCGGTCTTGAGGATGACAACCCGGGCCGGCTGGCTCTGTGGGCGTGGTTCGCTCATGTTGGGCTTCCTGTTTCGGCCGGAGGCTTATTCGGCCTGTTCCGGCAGTTCGGCGTTGTGGAAAATATTCTGCACGTCGTCCAGCTCATTCAGCATGTCATAGAATTTCTCGAACAGCGGAATGTCGTCGCCTTCGACCGGTGTCGTGGTCTTTGGCAGGAACTGGATTTCGTCGGCGTCAAAGTCGATGCCTTCGAACGCATCGGTGAGCGCCTGACGGGCCTTGGCGTATTCGGTGTTCGGGGTGAATACCGTGATCAGGCCATCTTCGTTTTCAATGTCTGTTACGTCGACATCGGCCTCCATCAGGGCTTCCAGTACCGTCTCTTCATCTTCGCCCTTGAAGGCGAAAATGGCGCAGTGATCGAACATGTGCGACACAGTACCGGGGGTGCCGATTTTGCACTTGGTCTTGGTAAAGGCCAGGCGAACATCACCGAAGGTGCGGTTCGGGTTGTCGGTCAGGCAGTCCACGATCACCATGCAATTGCCGGGGCCATAGCCCTCATACCGAGCTGCGGAATAATCTTCGCCGGCACCGCCCTTGGCTTTATCGATGGCCTTCTCGATGACGTGAGACGGAACCTGATCCTTCTTGGCGCGATCAATCAGTCCACGCAGGGACAGGTTGCCGTCAGGGTCTGTGCCACCGGATTTGGCGGCCATGTAGATCTCACGACCGTACTTGCTGTAGACCTTGGTTTTTGCCGCGGCCGTCTTGGCCATGGATTCTTTGCGGTTCTGGTAGGCTCTGCCCATCTGCGCTGCCTCTTGTTTCTTATGAAAGGGCGGGATTTTACTGAACAAATCCTGAAGGGAACAGGCTTATTTGGCAGGGAGTTCGAAACCGTGGTTTAAGCGTTGGATGAAATTGTTGTAAGAAAACGCAGGTTTAATCTCCATGCTGCAACAAAGGCGCGTTCAGAGTGTCTCTGTAGTGGGGTCGTGCGAAGTTAATGGTGGCCCCTCAGAGTAGTTCCCGTGGCCGGGGATGGTCGGCCTTAAAAGGGAGGGTAACTCGATGAAAAAACTGCTTATTGGATCCTTGATCCTGGCAGTGGTGCTGCCTTACACCTCGGCAACCGCCGACCAGTGGGAGCGGCAGAAGGAACGCCAGCAAATGATGATGGACGACCAGCCTGGAATGCACTCGGATGACACCATGATGCGACGCCAGAGCCGCACCGGAATGGGGCGTGAAATGAGGCTGGAACCGGGCAGTCGGCCAACCATTGAGGATCTGGAAAACATGCCCCCGACGGCCGCAGGCGAGGAAGAGGGCGAAATGGACAAAAAACGGCAGTACAGGAAGCGTTCAGGGCACCGAGGAGAGGGCGGTGGTGGCAGTTACTAACAGCTCCTTCGGAAGCACCGTCAAAGGGCTTTAACCATTACCGTGGTAACCAGGGAACAGCCGTCCGGGGCCGTTCCTTCCACGTTATCCCCCAATCGATTCAAGCCAGTTCGGGCACCCGTTTAATGCCCCGGCGAATGCCCTGTTCAAGGGTGTTGCTCACCACCCTGCCGGTAAACGGCACAATGTCGTCGAAACGGATGGTGTAACTGACCAGGGTGAGGCCTTCCGGGGTGTCGTCGAAGCGGATCCGGCCAAAGTGGTTCCTGATCGGGCTCAGGCTGCTGATGGTGTACTCAATCAGCGAATCCGGCTCGAAAGTCAGAATGGTTTCTTCCAGGCCAATGGGGCCGATACCGATCTTTCGGACCGAGCCGATGCCGTTGGGATCTGCCTGATCGCTGTCCTTGATGCGCTTGACCGGCGCGCCCAGCAATTGGCCAAAGCGTTTGTGGTCGGCAAACAGGGCGAACACCCGTCTGCGGGGCACATCAATGGTTTCGTTGATTTCGATGGTATACGAGGCCATGGGTTCACTCTTGTTGTGCGTGATGTTTTGTTAGATGTTCTTTGGCTCAAGGGTATCCGTTTAATTTTTCGAACAAAAGTCGCCGAAATGGCCAGATGCGACGTTGGCCCGAATCGCAGTGCTCAGCGCCAGGCGCTCAGTGCCTCGCCGTGTGCCGGTAATCCCTGGGCGATTGCCCCATCACCTTCTTGAACAGCCGGGAAAAATAGTAGGCATCGTCGTAGCCCAGGCGTCGGCTGATGTCGGCGAAGCTGAGGTCACTGGTATCCAGCATCTGGCACGCCCGTTCCACTTTCAGGTGCAGGAAATGCTGGATCGGCGAGCTGCCGGTCTGTTCCCTATAGCGGGTGGCAAAGTGCGCCGGTGACAGCCCTGCCAGATCGGCCAGCTGATCCAGCGAGATCCGTTCGTCCAGGTGCTCGCGCATGTAGTTGTGGATGGTATCCAGCTCTGCCTGTTGTTCATGGCTGGTTTCATCGGCACTCAGGGGTACCGCTGCCATCAGCTGCCGCAGGCGGTTGGCGGCGTGGATCAGGCCCCGGGCCCGGAAACCGGTCTGGCGCACCGACAGCAGCCCGTTGAAATCCACCAGCAGCCGGGGCTGCCTGCCTAGGTGACGGATGCGGGTGTTGCCAAAGCCCATGTAATGACGGAATTCCTCAGCAAGAGGCCCGGTGTAGTGCACCCAATGGATTGTCCATGGGTTGTCGGGGTCCGACGTGTAGCGGTGGTGGGCGCCGGCTGGGAGTAGCAACAGATCTCCCGGGCCCACAGTGTAGGGCTCACCCAGCACGTTCAGGAACGCCTTGCCTTCGGTGCAGTAGATCAAAAGATAGTCGCTGTGGTGTTCCCGGTGCATGTGGTGCCCAACCGCGCGGCGGTAGTGGCCAAACGCCAGCGGGTACAGGTCCTGGGTAAGCGGGTGACTGGCTAGCAGTTTAATGATTGGGTCCGGTACCACGTAACGCACGCTGTCCTGGGGTACCGGCCATTGTGAAGTCTGGGGCATCGTAGTCGCCATAAGTCGAATGCGGAATCGAAAGATAGTCCATCAAGAGCGAAATTTAGTCAATCACCCTTCCGTGAGCCCCGTGCTAGTCTTCATTACATCGTGGTCGAAACCCCCGGGTTTTGGCTTGCTTCCCTCATAACAACAAACAGGGCCTTCAACATGAAAAATGTACCTCTGTACCTCGCTGGTGAATTTGTACAAAGCCAGACACAGGATTGGATCGACGTTACCGATCCCGCCACCAACGAAGTGATCGCCAAGGCTCCGTGCACCACGCACGCCGAAATGGAGCAGGCCATCAAACACGCAGGCGAAGTCTTCAAGACCTGGAAAGAAGTGCCGGTGTCCGAACGGGCTCGGGTGATGCTTCGCTACCAGGCACTGCTGAAAGAGCATCACGATGAAATTGCCGAAATTCTGTCTAAGGAAACCGGCAAGACCTTTGAAGACGCCAAGGGCGATGTCTGGCGCGGTATTGAGGTGGTTGAACACGCGGGCAACGTGGCGTCCATGATGATGGGCGAAACCGTTGAAAACGTGGCCCGCGCAGTCGATACCCACTCATGGATCCAGCCGCTGGGCGTCTGCACCGGTATTACGCCGTTCAACTTCCCGGCGATGATCCCTCTGTGGATGTTCCCGATGGCGATTGCCTGCGGTAACACCTTCATCCTGAAGCCATCCGAGCAGGATCCCCTGACCCCGATGCGGCTGGCTGAGTTGTTTGAACAGGCCGGTGCACCGAAAGGCGTTCTTCAGGTTGTCCACGGTGGCAAGGAGCAGGTAGACACCCTGTTGAATGACCCGGCCATCAAGGCGATTTCGTTCGTGGGCTCTGTTCCGGTTGGTCGCTATATTTACGAAACCGGTACCCGCAACATGAAGCGAGTCCAGAGCTTCGCCGGTGCCAAGAACCACATGGTGGTTATGCCGGATGCCGACAAACAGCAGGTGCTCAATGCCCTGGTTGGTGCCTCCGTGGGTGCGGCTGGCCAGCGCTGCATGGCGATTTCCGTCGCGGTCTTCGTGGGTGAAGCCCAGCAGTGGATTCCGGAACTGAAAGAAGCCATGGCCAAGGTGCGCCCTGGTGCCTGGGACGATTCCGGTGCCAGCTACGGGCCGATCATCAGCGCCAAGGCCAAAGATCGGGTTGAATCCCTGATTGCCACGGGCGAAGCCCAGGGCGCGAACCTGCTGCTGGACGGTCGCGGTTGCACCGTGGACGGTCTGCCCGACGGTAACTGGGTAGGTCCGACCCTGTTCTCTGGTGTTACCACCGAGATGGACGTGTACAACGAGGAAATTTTCGGCCCGGTACTGTGCTGCATGGAAACCGATACCCTGGGTGATGCCATCGAGCTGATCAACAACAGCCCCTACGGCAACGGTACCTCCATCTTCACTGCCTCCGGTGGCTGCGCTCGTCGCTTCCAACATGAGATTGATGTGGGTCAGGTGGGGGTTAACGTTCCCATCCCTGTGCCTTTGCCGTTCTTCTCCTTCACCGGTTGGAAGGGCTCCTTCTACGGTGACCAGCACGCCTACGGTAAGCAGGCCGTGCGTTTCTACACCGAAACCAAAACCGTGACTTCACGCTGGTTCTCCAGCGAGGCCAGCACCGAAGCGAACTTCTCTATCCAGTTGCGTTGAGTGTGTTGAAGGTGGGGTAACTTGGGCCGGAACCTGTTTCCGGCCCCCTTTTTTCCCATCATTACCAGCCTACTTAGATCTGGAGTGATTCGATGGACTTTAACCTGACCGAAGACCAACTGGCGTTCCGGGAAGCGGCACGTGCGTTCGCGGAGAAATCCATGGCGCCGCACGCGGCCAAGTGGGACGACGAGCATATTTTCCCCGTGGATGTGATGAAGGAAGCCGGTGAAATGGGCTTTATGGGCCTGTACACACCGGAGGCCCTGGGCGGCATGGGCCTGTCCCGGCTTGATACCTCGGTGATTGTCGAGGAACTGGCTGCAGCCTGCCCCTCCACCGCGGCCTTCATCACGATTCACAACATGGCGACCTGGATGGTGGCCAGTTTTGCTTCTGACGACCTGAAACAGGAAGTGGTGCCCAAACTCGCCAGTGGCGAGTGGCTGGCGTCCTACTGCCTGACCGAACCCGGAGCCGGGTCCGATGCAGCCAGTCTGCGCACCAAGGCGGTTCGCGACGGTGACGACTACCTGATCACCGGCAGCAAGGTGTTTATTTCCGGCGCCGGCAGTACCGAAATCCTGGTGCTGATGGCCCGTACCGGAGCGCCGGACAGCGGCTCCAAAGGCATTTCCACCTTTGTGATCCCGGCCGACGCCGACGGCATCACCTACGGCAAGAACGAAGAAAAGATGGGCTGGCGCAGTCAGCCAACTCGCATGATTAGCCTGGAGAATGTACGCGTTCCGGCCTCTTATCGTGTGGGTGAGGAAGGCGACGGCTTTGCTATTGCCATGAAAGGCCTCGACGGTGGCCGTCTGAACATCGCCACGTGCTCCCTCGGCGGCGCCCAGGCGGCACTGCTGCGGGCCCGCAACTACATGCACGAGCGTGAACAGTTCGGTAAACCGCTGGCGGCCTTCCAGGCCCTGCAGTTCAAGCTCGCCGACATGGCGACCAACCTGGTAGCGGCCCGGCAGATGGTGCGGTTGGGTGCGTTCAAGCTTGATAGCGGCGACACCGAAGCCACGTTGCACTGTGCCATGGCCAAGCGATTCGCCACCGATGCCTGTTTCGAAATAGTCAATGAAGCCCTGCAGCTGCACGGCGGCTATGGCTACATCCGCGAGTATCCTATTGAACGTTACTTGAGGGATTTGCGGGTGCACCAGATTCTCGAGGGCACCAACGAAATCATGCGTCTGATTGTCGCCCGTCGCCTGCTCGAAGACGGCGTGGCCGAAGCGATTCAATGAGGCGGCGCAAAGAGAACCAAGAACACCGCAAGGAAAGGGGAGACAGACAATGAGCGATCTGATTCAGCTCGAAAAACGCGGACACATTGCGGTACTGACGATCAATAATCCGCCGGCCAATACCTGGACGGCAGAGTCCCTGCCGGCACTCAAGGAAACCATCCGTGAGCTGAATGCCGACCGGAACATCTTCGCACTCGTGGTCACCGGCCAGGGCGAAAAGTTCTTCTCGGCCGGTGCCGACCTGAAAACCTTCGCCGACGGAGACAAGGCCCGCGCTAACCAGATGGCCCAGCTTTTCGGTGAGGCCTTTGCCGAGCTCAGCAAGTTCCGTGGCGTTTCTATCGCGGCGGTAAACGGCTACGCCATGGGCGGTGGCCTGGAATGTGCCATGGCTTGTGATATTCGCATTGCCGAAGAACACGCCCAGATGGCCCTGCCGGAAGCCGGTGTTGGCCTGTTGCCGTGTGCCGGTGGCACCCAGAACCTGCCCTGGCTGGTGGGTGAAGGCTGGGCCAAGCGCATGATTCTGTGCGGCGAGCGGGTCAAGGCCGACAAGGCGTTGCAGATTGGCTTGGTGGAAGAAGTGGTTACCTCCGGTACCAGCCTGGATAAGGCTCTGGCGCTGGCGGAAATGGCGTGCAAGCAAAGCCCGTCCTCAACAGCCCGTTGCAAGACCCTGGTGATGAGCGCCCGCGATGGCCGCAGCCACGACGACGGCTGGCGTATGGAGCGTGAATTGTTCGTGGAGCTGTTCTCCACGGAAGACCAGAAAGAAGGCGTGAATGCCTTTCTGGAAAAGCGCACACCGGACTGGAAAAACCGCTAACAAATTGCTGGAGAGCCGCTGCCGGGCAGCGGCTGAAGGAAACACTATGAGTGACCAACCCATTATTTTTGAAGAGTGGACCACCGGTGACGACGCACTGATCGCCGTGGCCCGCCTGAATACCCCGAAAGCGCTCAACTCGCTCTCGCTGGAAATGATTCGCCTGCTCACGCCACAACTCAAGCGCTGGGCGGAAGATCCGCGCATTGGCGCGGTCTGGCTGGAATCGGAAGGCGACAAGGCATTCTGTGCCGGTGGCGACATCGTGGCCCTGTATCGCAGCATGACCGAGCCCCAGGGCGCCAGCGAAGGCGAAGCCTTCTTCACCGAAGAGTACGAGCTGAATTACCTGCTTCACACCTTTCCCAAACCGATCGTGTGCTGGGGCCATGGCATCGTCATGGGTGGCGGCATGGGCATCATGGAAGGCGCCTCGCACCGTGTGGTGACTGAAAAGTCCAAGCTCGCCATGCCGGAGATCACCATTGGCCTGTACCCGGATGTTGCCGCTGGCTGGTTCCTGAACCGCACGCCTGGCCGTACCGGGATGTTCCTGGGCCTGACCGGCGCGCGTTTGAACGGCGCCGACGCGGTCTTTACCGGCCTGGCGGATCGCTTCATCAAGCACGAGCTGAAAGCCGATGTTGTTGCTGAGCTCTGCAAAAAGACCTGGCAGGGCGAAGATCCCCACGCCGTGGTTGGCGGTGTTCTGCGCCAGTTTGAGCAGCAAAGCACCGATGCCATGCCGGAATCGCCCATTCGCAGCCATTTCGACGAGATCAACCGCGTCACCGATGCCGATTCCCTGGAAGCGGTGGTTAGCCAACTCAGCGAGCTGTCCGGCGGTGACAGCTGGTTGGCAAAGGCGACCAAGTCGCTGGCGTCGGCGTCGCCCACCTCCCTGGCTCTGGTTTGGGGCCACCTGAACGGCTGCAAGCACGACAGCCTGAAGGAAGTTCTCGATAAAGAATTGGTGCTGTCAAAGAAGTGCCTGACCAAAGGCGAATTTGCCGAAGGTATCCGGGCACTGCTGATTGATAAGGATCATCAGCCACGGTGGCGCTACGCGTCGCTGGCGAAGATGGACAGCGCCTGGATGGACGACTTTTTCAACGCATAGCCAAACGGCCACCGACCGCGGTGGCCTTCATAACCGACTAGAACAATAAGGAGAAGGGATATGGCAACGATTACCTTTATCGGCCTCGGTAACATGGGTGGCCCCATGGCCAGCAACCTGGTGAAAGCCGGGCACGACGTCACTGTGTTTGATTTGTCCGAAGAGGCGGTGCAGACACTGGTCTCCGAAGGCGCAAAAACCGCGGACACCGCGCACCAGGCGGCCGAAGGTGCGGAATGTGTGATCACCATGCTGCCCGCGGGCCAGCACGTGGAAGCAGTGTACCTGGGTGATGACGGCCTGTTGGCGAAACTGCCCGAAGGCACTCTGGTGATTGATTCTTCCACCATTGCCCCGGAAACGGCGCGCGGTGTGGCTGAAGAAGCCAAGGCCCGCAATATTCCGTTCCTGGATGCGCCGGTGTCCGGCGGTGTTGGTGGTGCCAAAGCCGGCACAT from Marinobacter sp. LA51 carries:
- a CDS encoding AraC family transcriptional regulator, with translation MPQTSQWPVPQDSVRYVVPDPIIKLLASHPLTQDLYPLAFGHYRRAVGHHMHREHHSDYLLIYCTEGKAFLNVLGEPYTVGPGDLLLLPAGAHHRYTSDPDNPWTIHWVHYTGPLAEEFRHYMGFGNTRIRHLGRQPRLLVDFNGLLSVRQTGFRARGLIHAANRLRQLMAAVPLSADETSHEQQAELDTIHNYMREHLDERISLDQLADLAGLSPAHFATRYREQTGSSPIQHFLHLKVERACQMLDTSDLSFADISRRLGYDDAYYFSRLFKKVMGQSPRDYRHTARH
- a CDS encoding CoA-acylating methylmalonate-semialdehyde dehydrogenase — translated: MKNVPLYLAGEFVQSQTQDWIDVTDPATNEVIAKAPCTTHAEMEQAIKHAGEVFKTWKEVPVSERARVMLRYQALLKEHHDEIAEILSKETGKTFEDAKGDVWRGIEVVEHAGNVASMMMGETVENVARAVDTHSWIQPLGVCTGITPFNFPAMIPLWMFPMAIACGNTFILKPSEQDPLTPMRLAELFEQAGAPKGVLQVVHGGKEQVDTLLNDPAIKAISFVGSVPVGRYIYETGTRNMKRVQSFAGAKNHMVVMPDADKQQVLNALVGASVGAAGQRCMAISVAVFVGEAQQWIPELKEAMAKVRPGAWDDSGASYGPIISAKAKDRVESLIATGEAQGANLLLDGRGCTVDGLPDGNWVGPTLFSGVTTEMDVYNEEIFGPVLCCMETDTLGDAIELINNSPYGNGTSIFTASGGCARRFQHEIDVGQVGVNVPIPVPLPFFSFTGWKGSFYGDQHAYGKQAVRFYTETKTVTSRWFSSEASTEANFSIQLR
- a CDS encoding acyl-CoA dehydrogenase family protein gives rise to the protein MDFNLTEDQLAFREAARAFAEKSMAPHAAKWDDEHIFPVDVMKEAGEMGFMGLYTPEALGGMGLSRLDTSVIVEELAAACPSTAAFITIHNMATWMVASFASDDLKQEVVPKLASGEWLASYCLTEPGAGSDAASLRTKAVRDGDDYLITGSKVFISGAGSTEILVLMARTGAPDSGSKGISTFVIPADADGITYGKNEEKMGWRSQPTRMISLENVRVPASYRVGEEGDGFAIAMKGLDGGRLNIATCSLGGAQAALLRARNYMHEREQFGKPLAAFQALQFKLADMATNLVAARQMVRLGAFKLDSGDTEATLHCAMAKRFATDACFEIVNEALQLHGGYGYIREYPIERYLRDLRVHQILEGTNEIMRLIVARRLLEDGVAEAIQ
- a CDS encoding enoyl-CoA hydratase — protein: MSDLIQLEKRGHIAVLTINNPPANTWTAESLPALKETIRELNADRNIFALVVTGQGEKFFSAGADLKTFADGDKARANQMAQLFGEAFAELSKFRGVSIAAVNGYAMGGGLECAMACDIRIAEEHAQMALPEAGVGLLPCAGGTQNLPWLVGEGWAKRMILCGERVKADKALQIGLVEEVVTSGTSLDKALALAEMACKQSPSSTARCKTLVMSARDGRSHDDGWRMERELFVELFSTEDQKEGVNAFLEKRTPDWKNR
- a CDS encoding enoyl-CoA hydratase/isomerase family protein, which encodes MSDQPIIFEEWTTGDDALIAVARLNTPKALNSLSLEMIRLLTPQLKRWAEDPRIGAVWLESEGDKAFCAGGDIVALYRSMTEPQGASEGEAFFTEEYELNYLLHTFPKPIVCWGHGIVMGGGMGIMEGASHRVVTEKSKLAMPEITIGLYPDVAAGWFLNRTPGRTGMFLGLTGARLNGADAVFTGLADRFIKHELKADVVAELCKKTWQGEDPHAVVGGVLRQFEQQSTDAMPESPIRSHFDEINRVTDADSLEAVVSQLSELSGGDSWLAKATKSLASASPTSLALVWGHLNGCKHDSLKEVLDKELVLSKKCLTKGEFAEGIRALLIDKDHQPRWRYASLAKMDSAWMDDFFNA